In Carassius carassius chromosome 2, fCarCar2.1, whole genome shotgun sequence, the DNA window TGAAAAAGGACTAGTACATGCCATCGGTAAGACATGCCGATCCAGCATTGTCAGTTGGATATACGTCTGAAGAGTGAGTCCCCATCTAGAAGGGTCCTGGTACATCAATCCCTGTGgcagaataaaatacatttatacgaTGATCAAATAtgcaataaatatgcaaataatgctCATTAAATTCATAATGAAGTGCCACTGGCTCCCAACCAATGGATTGCATCCTTGCACATTCCTCCATTTAGACACAGGCTCTGTTAACACCTAAAACACAACACACGTTTCAGATGTATATTAAATAAACGATTAACAAGAATAGAgatatttcagaaaatgtaaaaaatattatccATCACAGATTTACGGTTTACTTCAATGTCACTGGTTTTGCTGAAGTATTCCAGACATGTTGTCTTTCCACTTGCGATATTTCCCTCCAACCAAATCTGAAAAGAGAGTGGATGCAaatttcaaaacaacaacaacccataaacatatttaacaatattgtgTTCACAGTATTCTTCAGGCGTGCGATTAACCCCCTTCCAGATCTATTCATCCAGATACATGCTGTAGTGTGTAACTCACCACTGATTTCTTCTCCTCGCCGTTTCTAACCAGCTTCCCTTGAGAAGAAGAAGACAACATCATGAAGCCTGTCTCGGATTCAGCGGCTGATCTCTATGGCAACAGTCAAAGGATGGGAGATGCTCAAGCTCGTGCCAGTACGGTTAATGCAAAGCTGAGAGAGCATGATATAACTCGGTTAGGGAAGATTTGAAGAAAATACGAACCGAACgagtaatattataaatatatatataaattggaaCGAGAGATGTGGTCGCCGTTATACTGCGTAGACCGGAAGCTGGCGCAGGACTTACGGTGAATGACAGATGTGCTGCTCCACGAACGTCCGCTTAAACCATATATGTTAtctatagactgtataaaaacaggcttAAACGCTTTCTCAGAGCAGGCATTGTGTTTCTCAGAGAAGTGCATGTGTTGACAAAGATTTGTGTGGATAGCGAGGTAAAACAACACGACAGAACTCTTTTAAGAATTATTCACCAATCATCTCGCTTGTTTCATCGACGTCTAGTAGTCACACAGACAAATACAAGACTGACGTGAACTCATGATGCGCAGAACTTGCACTGCAACACTAATGAGCGACCaaaacatgtcaaaataaaagtcacatttttttaaatcgtcACTAGAATATTCGTAAGATGTACAATATTATTTGTGAAATAAgcctacattattattattattattattaccacgcAATACTTCTTGGGCCTAAATTGGCCCATTttctatataaaagtatacttttaagtataatttaagtataacagtagtatACTTTGAGTTCTAGTTTACCTTGTAGTTTgcactgcaattatactaaaagtgaacttacagGAATACTgacagtttactaattaaatactttgtacactttgaagtatagtctcagtaaataACTAGTTAGtatttttatactgcaagtatactcataagttttctttaagagAACTTTTCATTATAcattaagtatactactatgtccctatttatgatttgtatatattttggtcTATGGATATCTGAagatacaaaacatccaaagaaagaacagggtatctgcatgtaaacaaaaacattttattctagcttcatgcattctttttttaaacactttaatgttggtAAGTTTCaccagaaataaagaaataaatttttgaacaaaaagctgaaaaaaaaaagactatgaattggattcagaacgATAATCAAAATGTATGGAGTCGATGAACatcccaaagcttgactgtaattataacCTCTTCATCGctcgacattttattccataacattacagttttgatgctgttttatgtCAGATGATCATGTTACATATCTGTTGTTCATTTTTCTTCttcgtttgtgtttttttttggggaTGTGTACTCTACAGTATAATAATGAAAGCACGGATTCTATTCTCAAGTGtagttcaaatatatttagactttttgtaagtaaaagtcaagtatacttaaattttaagtatatttctgagaagtacataaagcccatttctgagaagtacataaaaagtaaactaaaagcatattttcctattttttagtttaaaagtagtaTACTAATAGCATACTTGAATAAACgtctttttcgtaagggtagtTCAATAAGTAGCCTATATAGATCTCATTGGCCGTGATCCGGCATAATCACAGTGCTCTCCAGATCATAGACCAGCTATTTCACAATATACATAGCTATGCTAAATACAGTACTGTTTAACACTTTATGATTTGCACTTTACAAAACTGTCAGTGCATGCAGAAATATTACCTGCAGATTCTTAACAAGTGTAAATGTCTGAATGTATACCATAAACTGAATCAGATTGCCTGCTAAAAacggttaaaaaaaaagaaggtatTTAGTCATTTCCTGAGACTAAGAGGAAACACTCACTGAGGAAGTTATGTGTCAAGATTGACAAGCTGTGTTATAAGAACTACTCATCGACATAAAACATAGAGATCATTTTAATGCCAAAATGGAAGTTGATTTGTCCTTGTTGAAGTCCGCAAAAGGTCTACTGAGAATATCAGAAATGGTGAGACATCTCAAATTTAACAATGATAGTTTTGATATTTGTGATCCATTTTGGGAACCACTCGCAATCACTTAACTTATATAAATAGTACTTGCATAGGCTTAATATGTAGCTAAAAAGGGAAACAATGTAGGCCTGTTAACTAAAATCACATTACACTTTACATTTCAGTCAAGTAACATCTAGTCATCTTACTAAAAGTccttaaataaacttttattttcattttcaggtaTGTGTTTTTGTGGCTTTTGTGTGTTATGCAGTGGCATCTAGGCCACCCTACATTGCAGCGACATGCATGGAATTTTTAATCACACTTGGTTTTCTTCTGCTCTACCTACTGAAACTCAACAAGATGTTCACTCTCTTCTTCTGGCCTCTTATTGTAAGCATAAATCTAGTGCACTTGATTGAATGAATGCAAATATTCTGCAGCATTGTTATTGCTCAGAGAACTTTGTATAACACAACCAATGCCTGCAACTGCAGCTTTGCAAACAGAACCATTAATGACCTTATGTTCTCACAGGATGTGTTCAACTCGTTCTTTGCAGCTGTACTGATGTGTATTCTTAGCCTGGTAGCAGTTTCCACATACACAGTGAAGGGCACTTTGAGCGGAGGGGTGAGAAACCGTACATCCTCCATTCAATGAACTCTCTCTTTATCTTTTTAAGCACTATGCAGGCTTTAAATCATTCATACTTTTTCAAACCTATATGTGAATACTCACTGTGAATGACCCAAACATTACGACGCAACATGTTTCAACAGATCGTGGGTTTTGTGGCTGCAGCCTTGTGGTCTTTGGATGGCTTTATCCTTTTCAAAAAAATCACATTCAACAAGCCAAGAACCAGCCCAGAGGCCCAAACAGGGAACAATTAAAGCTTTGCAGGACCAGCTGTCTCATTTTGTGAGCGGACCTATTTTGTAAAACCAAAATAAGATTGTAAAATACTTATATAggtataatgtatttattattattattattattattattattattattaataaatagagTTGCCACTCTGTCCTGTGAACTTAAGTCTCCAGAACTGTCTCTGGGAATGCATGTTGCTTTAATACACATAAGTGTGCAAAATGATGAAACCTATCCACAAATATTCACCACTCAAAATAAATTCCTCCATTAATTGAGCATCATGTTGTTATTGTCTCAACATTAAGAAAATTGATGTTATGTTCTTGTTCTCAAAGTAAAAATGCACTTTGTCTGAAAGATTGTTGTTATCCAAAGTtactaatttaatgtattttaccaAAGCATGACAATTGTAGGCTATTCAAATGCATTCATGACTTATGCCTTACATTTGTTTTACATGGTAGACTTTTAAAACCATTCTGAAAGCGTTATCTGTTATTATGAACAGCACGTGACGCTAACTAAAGTTAAGAAGTTTCAAAAAAACAGTTTTGAAGGATTAAAAGGGGCTTGAAGTCTGACCCCGAACAGAGAATGAGATGAAATCTGTTCAGTCGTGCAGTTGTTGCACAGCAGACTCTCTCCGTCCTGTGATAGATCGCCCACATTCTCTGTTCACTGAGCTAGTAACAGTCTCCAGATTTCGGGAATGCAGATGttgcttttttgtgtgtgcttcGTTTCCGCGCTGTCATTATTTCCGTTTCCACTCTGTGGAAAGTAATGCCGATCTGCGAATAGTAGCTGTCTCACAGCGCAGAGTGAGTTTGACTCGGAACAGGAATCATGGGGGACATCGAGACTCCGGAGAATAACCGATCACGACAGACCGTTATTCATTCTCTTCTCCCGAGTAAAGAATTCATCTCTTCCCGAAAAGGAATACTGCTGCTCGGTGAAGTGGTATGCTTTACTTCCATGATAGTGTATTcattgttttgtgttatgttataTCTTCTAAATTGTATCTGCTGTAAGGATGTATTTTTTCCCCTGTGCTGTTGGCATCTAGATGCAGCCACAGAAGTACGACGTAACTTTGGATGATTTTAGTTTCTTTTTCTTATCGATCTGTTTTTCAATGGTTATctcttaattattatattttgtccTGAAAGTTTCTGCATCTTTGTTGTATAAGtaagagttgtttttttttcttctctacaATATGGGCTTTAGGTCAAACTTTCAAACTTTCCTCATTCATCTGAAGGGGGagggttttttcttttctttcttttctttttttttaatcaaggcaAGTAGTGGCTTTCTTATAGAGGTTACAAAACGTCCCTcatattttacacacacatacacacacacacacactcatgtttgtTTTCCTAGTGAGGACTTTCATAGACTTCTATTTTTTGTTATACTGACCTAACAGTATTTTCTATCCCCTCAACCTAAACCTACCCGACAGACTCTTCACATTTTAAGATAAacttaatttagcattttttataatttatttccctTGTCAGGACCCAATttaatttatgttatatataaaaataatggcTATTTAAACTTCTCAGGCTGTAAAATTCAGGTTCATGTATAAGGCTTAGTGTGCTTGTATACAGgacataaaaattacaaaactgtAGTGTCATTTTAATAAGCTATGTTCATATCTAGGACTAAAAAATTactataaagttttaattattatcattctATGAGAACAGCGGCCCACACCACAACTTTATGATGTTGGAAGCacttttagaacttttttttttccagctgctAATCGATAAAAACATTTACAGCCAATAAGATTCAAATCAGCACTTGACTATTTGAAGCGGCAGAAGCCATAACAGTTGCATATGTTCTGTTAATAAACTGAACATCCTTTGGTAGCAGCTAATATAGTTAGTCTaccgttcttggtgtgaatggtcATTAGGAGTTCAccacgtgtgtttgtgtgcatgtgtgtggtccTGTgtgagctgccagaggtctttgACGTGGTATATTAGTATACTGTTCTGTTCAAGATGATGTTGCTTTctgttaaagggtaagttcacctgaaaatgaaaatccgtctatcttctactcaccctcaaagcattctttcagaataatccaatctaagttatattataaattgtccttgctcttcctaGCCTTTCAATCGGGGTAATGCttggtacacaccaaaagataatcaggccgatttccccccttctgacaatcctagctatgtcccgattatcttgatggttctacaaTACGCAAATCGTAATTATTCAACATgtttacagtatttcacaattgctaaaacacatttcttgaaacctTCACCCATATTctcaaaactttaaacacaaaacCCAGTCTTTAAACTACATTCACAAAACCCCTGACTCTTCTGGCAAAATCAAACACTTGCCTCAAAACCATTTGATCTGTGCTCAAAATCAAACACTGCTTTCAAAACATAAACACAGCCAGTCAAAATATAAACACTCATCAGCATTCATTAGACACTACATCAAAAAACTGACAACACAGCGTCCAGGGCATGTAGTTACAGAGAATTGTTTTTATTGCATATAGAAAATAATTTTgccataaataaaagtaaataattcacAACTCAGTACAGCAAATATATTGCATACTGTAAGTACTGCAAGTAATACAGTATAgaatttctgtattttcagcataaaaATAACGTAAGCCCAAAGAACAAAGATGGCCAATTATGTTCCAacctctccttctcctcttcgCCAGATTGAACCCTGCTTCATCtacaaaaatatattcatgggGCCTTTCCATGGAATCCATTTCAAACACCCTCTATATATACAAgagataaataaatagttttgtaAGTGTTACAGACATACTTCTGCAAAAGtgtatgtacatatgtatatGCACTCCTGATTTACATACACTACAATATAGTGCAATTACAGAAACAGTATAGGACAATAACTGTACAGTAGGCTACAAACTGTAAGCATCAGTGCTGAAAGTGTACACTTACTTGCACATACTGATATCGTAGATCTATGACCCTTTCTGAATTGCGCTCAAAGGGTACTCTGTACACTTGCTTCATGCTTACCCTGTTGTGATGGAGGACACGGGAAATGGTAGAAAGGCTGACACTGTTGAAATCTTCAAAGTTTACATTGTCTTCTACAAGTCTTTGCTGTATTTCACGCAGTCGGATGGCATTGTTTTGATGGACCATATGAAAAATGAGAGCCTCTTGCTGTTGGGAGAACGAAGGAGTCCTTCCACCCTCATTTGGTAGTCTTGCAATTCTACAAAAGGGAAAATGCTCTTACAAATGTATACATACAGAAACAATAGTAATGGACATCACATTCATATGTAAATTGTATTCtaaatctttttttctcttttcctcaCTCCCCTTTCTATTGACAAACTGATGTACTATATCAAATGTCAAATTAGAAAAACAATACATGTACCTGTTTTCTTCTCTGAATGTCCTGATTATGGTGACCACAGTTGTCCTTGTACTCTTCCTCCTTGTCCACCAACTCTTACACgaactcttcctcctcttcctctcacATTGTTTCCATCCATTGTGGTATCAACACTCAACGTACCTGGGCCACCTGTACTGGCTTATATTCTAGACAACTGATTTGATCACATCATTAGAAACAAGTGTGAacaattttgagttgttgtgtGTTAACGATGACAGTTGTGTTgtagttgtgtttaacttttgcCACATGTATTTACCATTTTGCAACACAGTGCAAAATGTGTTTTAGTGAGTAAGAATGTGTTTATAGAGTTTTGCAAAAAGAGTGGATGAGATTTGCAAACAGTGTCTTAACTACCTGAACTTGTTTAAGATTTTGCCTACAAAGTGACTGATTCGACAAGTGGGTTTAGGCCACTGAGCATTGGGTTCAGAGAATGGGgttagtgttttagcaattgtgaaatactgtaatattccatgcgtttttgtaagataaatatccagatttcaaatgtaataaacacttttttttctaacatctgctgactgtgggatGCGGAAGACGTGCAGGCAGAAGATGGAAGACGTATGTGTCACGCGggcctctgggaaatgtaggagcaaggaaaaccagtctcctcttggcttatttcgaaatcctccgatgtttttctttacaaatccttgttttgtgcttctaatttatgaccagcgttttgttttgttctctctctgcgcTCATCACTAACCACGCAGCGCTGACATACTACAACATCCACCTGCATGCAgcggaagtgagaaaaaaagtgtttattaggtttgaaatctggatttttatcttacaaaaatttACTATAAGGGggactttattcaccccccgcagccgtgtgagggacgttttattacagatgcgttcACTTCATTTCACGTCtactgaactgttgacaacaaacacccacttacccccactggaaagcttggaagagcaagaacAGTTTTTACTACAACTTTGGTTGGATTGttctgaaaatgaaaaaagacacatacacctaggatgtatgagtagaagatggatggactttcattctcgggtgaactaaccctttaaggtagaCTGATCAGTCTCTTTTCAGACCTATCTTTATGCTGTCAAAACATTAATTTCTGCTTTATTGATTAACTGTGAGTTTTTCTCTTTAAAAGGTCTAGTGCACTCACCCTGTCACAAATGTTTAGCAATTAACAAAATGAtaacaaacaataattaaataaaattggatCCTCGTGCTTCCTGTCCCCTCAGGTGATGTCGTTCATCAGCTTTGTGTGCTTTGCTGCTTCAACAGCAGCTGCCTTCGTCACAGCTCCCCTGATAGCGTTCTTGGCTGCCCTCTTCTTGCTGTTTGCTTATTCTACAAAGTTCAATGAGAGATTTAAGGGCTTTTACTGGCCCCTCATGGTAAGTTTACACACCTACAAAATTACTGTTATGGAACTTAATAGAGCATTAGATTATAACATTCGTCCATGAGTACCAGTTCTGTCCTTTTTTCCTTCACCATGCCTGTTGTTTCTTGTTTCATCAAGGACTTCCTGCGCTGTGTCAGTGCATCCATCATCTTTTTCATCATCTCTATAATATCTGTGTCAAAATATGTGGATGGAGCCTCAAAAGCTGCTGGGGTAGGCTCACATCAGTTCAGTCTAATTCTCCTTTATCGGCACTATCAGTGACAGCACTGTTTTTTGATTTACAGTTATACAACATGTGACTTGTGTGGTGTTTGCACTGGTTTCATGTGTCTGTGTCGTGTTTCTCTTTCACTTCTTAGTTATTTGGCTTTATTACCACAATATTCTTCGCCCTGGACTTTTATTTCATCTTCAATGAACTGGCCAACTTCCTCAAGGGAGGTGATTCCAGTGAGGAACCACCAAACACACAAGGTATCAGTTATACTGGGTTcttatttacactaccattcaaaactttggggtcagtatttatttttattttttttaaatttaagaagttcatactttttttttcagttagcatgcattaaattgatcaaacatgacagtaaagaaatgtatattgacaaaaaaaaaatatcatttcaaataaatgttcttttaaactttctgctGGAGTCTACTTCACATGATATTTGTATGAAGCTTTACACATCGAACTAAAGCAGCAAAACTATTAGTGAGACTAGACATAGGAAGTGAAAGGTGATGTGGTTTCTTGGGAAGTGTGGTTTAGTCATCCACAGTGTAGCTTTTCTTCTAGTCGCTGTAAGTGACCAGACAAACTGAATTCCCGCAGTAtcatttaaaggtgctgtatgtaggattgacgccgagtggttgaactaggtattgcagtccaaattcaaaatattggagagggtttttctTCAcctggcccctcctcctcagacttgatgcacacgcaggttgccagattgatgacactAACAGGAACGAGCGCACATGACgatgaattaaatgaaatacgTTGTTTTTTTCACCAACTGGCAACCCTGGgtgccgaaatacaattgggCAAACTGTCAGTGGGCGGGAtttacaaaccaaaacagagacctaacagcacattttcaaaggagattaactgactgtagcattgtttttcagatgaacaaTTATGTTAACAcgtttcttaaatatctgaaaatatattatggtattttatgctttagtagagtccaaaacatacatacagcacctttaaaagcATGAAGTACCTCTATCTACAAGCAAACTGTCCTAGCAATTTTCATGCATAGTCACATGCATTAAACTTCCATGGAATACTATTTTTACTGGGAATCCCCCAATCTCATTTTTCCCTTTCCTGTTGTTATTCAGAGACTCTTTCTTCCGGAATAACACATTCTTCTTCCTCACAGATGATGACTCAGACTCTGACTCTGACTAAAGCTGTGATTGTGTCCAAAAACCAGGTGTGTGACCACTACAGTGCCTGATAACCAAAACAGACTTTAgtataacttttttattgttttttattttgggtatggtTTTTGTGACTAGAGTTAAGCAGTCTTTTTCAAATCACAAGCTAAAGCGTTTTCAACAATTTTTGGAAGCGTCCAGACAATCTAAGCCTCTCTCATTTGATTTCCCCAAAGCTGTGTTTTTTCTATTACTATATTTGGaagctgtgtgtgcgtgtgtatgtttaCTAACTAGAACTATTCTGAGggaatattttctcaaaatatgttcTCTTAAATTGTCTTTTAAAAAAGATGCATGACTTGGTGATGAAGCCCTGTATTGggaataataattttaatgttttgtagcAACAAAGTAAGTTTACATCATGTATGGAATTAGCAGGTGGTTGGCTGGCCACAGTCACCTGTCTTATTTTCACAGGTCTACACATTGGTGTTAGTCTTGTAATGTTGAAGTAATACCAATGTCTTGCCAAAGTACTGCAAAAAATTGGCAGGATTTGTCTCATTATGCTCACCTAGCAATACTATTCTTGAAGTGGCACTGCTTTGCTATTGAACCTGTATTATAAATGTGAGCATCAGTGTAAGAATAAGGGAGCGTCGCCTGATTTACTATAG includes these proteins:
- the LOC132097676 gene encoding chemokine-like factor, whose protein sequence is MEVDLSLLKSAKGLLRISEMVCVFVAFVCYAVASRPPYIAATCMEFLITLGFLLLYLLKLNKMFTLFFWPLIDVFNSFFAAVLMCILSLVAVSTYTVKGTLSGGIVGFVAAALWSLDGFILFKKITFNKPRTSPEAQTGNN
- the LOC132097685 gene encoding CKLF-like MARVEL transmembrane domain-containing protein 3, with amino-acid sequence MGDIETPENNRSRQTVIHSLLPSKEFISSRKGILLLGEVVMSFISFVCFAASTAAAFVTAPLIAFLAALFLLFAYSTKFNERFKGFYWPLMDFLRCVSASIIFFIISIISVSKYVDGASKAAGLFGFITTIFFALDFYFIFNELANFLKGGDSSEEPPNTQDDDSDSDSD